Genomic window (Blastocatellia bacterium):
TAGAAGATAAAAATATTATCATTAAAACTAACATTATCCGTGTTTTAGATAAAATTCATACAAAAGCAGCACAACAAGCTTTAGAGCAAACTTTAGCAGTAGAAAAAAAATCTACAACTACAACACTACATTCAAGTTATACTAAATAACTGGGATGCAATATAAAATTTGGCAACTGGTGAAGGAATAAACTACAGTTTTGTCATATTATAAAAGATATAAACTTAGCGGAGAACTTCAATTTTATGATAAAGAAAGTTTTTTCTATTTTATTTACCTTTTTTTTAACTTTTAGCCTACAAATTAAAGCTTTATCTTCAACTACAACCAAAGTAGACAACAAACCTTTAACATTTTCTTATGAAATTTATGATCAAGTCACACAAACATATGTTAATGAGCGTGGACAAGTTGACTATAAAGCTCTTAAGGCTAATCTCTCAACTTTACAAGCATTTATAGATTTGCTAGCTAAAATTAGTCCTGAAAATAGCCCAGAACTTTTTCCTAGCCCAGAAGAAAAGAAACGCTACTATTTAACGGCTTATAATGCTTTAGTAATGTTTTATGCTGCTAATGCCTATCCTGATAAACACGTGCTTTGGAGTAAGTTAGGCTATTTTAAGGATAAAGACATTGTTTTAGGCGGGCGCAAGATTTCATTAAATTATTTAGAACACGAAATTATTAGAAAACAATTTCTTGACCCTAGAATACATTTTTATATTAATTGTGGTGCAAATAGCTGTCCTCCAATTAAAAAAGGAGCTATTGCTAAAAATAAAACAGAAGATGAGTTAGAAAAAGCTGCTACAGAGTTTATTAATAGTGCCGATAATGTGCGTGTAGATACGGCTAGCAACACACTTTATCTTTCTAAAATTTTTGATTGGTTTGAGCAAGATTTTATTACTTACCTAAAAGCAAAACGAGGGCTTTCTAATCCGCATATTTCTCAATATGTTGCACTTTATCTTAATGAGTCGGATAATAAAAAACTGTCAACCATTCCACTTAGCAAGCTAAAAATCAAGCATTTACATTATGACAAAGACCTTAACGAACAATAACTAAATATTTAAGATTGTCCTGCACTAAATTTTG
Coding sequences:
- a CDS encoding DUF547 domain-containing protein; this translates as MIKKVFSILFTFFLTFSLQIKALSSTTTKVDNKPLTFSYEIYDQVTQTYVNERGQVDYKALKANLSTLQAFIDLLAKISPENSPELFPSPEEKKRYYLTAYNALVMFYAANAYPDKHVLWSKLGYFKDKDIVLGGRKISLNYLEHEIIRKQFLDPRIHFYINCGANSCPPIKKGAIAKNKTEDELEKAATEFINSADNVRVDTASNTLYLSKIFDWFEQDFITYLKAKRGLSNPHISQYVALYLNESDNKKLSTIPLSKLKIKHLHYDKDLNEQ